A segment of the Pseudoliparis swirei isolate HS2019 ecotype Mariana Trench chromosome 4, NWPU_hadal_v1, whole genome shotgun sequence genome:
GCAGACAGATGTAATTAAAATCATCAGTGAAACAGGATCATCAGCCTCTATGATGCAAAACAGGGTCTCTATTAGCTGGTGAGCGGCAACACggtgaatacatatatatatatatatttatatataaatatatatatatatatatatatttatatataaatatatatattatatatatatatatatatatatttatacatatccgTATAAGCGCAGTCTGAGCCGCTGGAACGATTAGTTCTTAAAAGTAATTTGTAGATTTCTTACTTCAAGGCTTCAGTCCTTAAAACAAGAGAACAATAATTTGCATAAATAacagataaaataataataataataactttatttatcttgcacctttaaaaacaaagtttgcaaagtgctctacagagaatcaaggcaaaacaaatagaatagtaagatacaaatataaaatacaaaaataaaatacaaaattaaaaacagacaaactaaattaggggaaccaaagatctGCACGacgtcacttaaaagctgttctataaaatgggttttaaccttttaagaagtgatttaaaagaagtgctTTAATGCACACGGAAGGaacatgtgtatgtttttttgcaTTGTTTTGCATTATGTCCGATCCTTTAAACTAATTTCTGTTGCGACGACTAAATCAACGACTTTTTCAAATTTAAAACTTAAAGAATACATCGAAATCCTTTGTTTTGGCTTTAATGATAacaatttaaatgatttattttcaCCGATATTGTGACGTAAATGGCAACTTTCCTCACTTTTAAAATGTGCCGATGTATATGTTCACTCTCCTGAGGTAATGGGCATCTCGTTTTTCGAGACAGATGTTCTTCCTCCGCGGCATATGGAGATTCATAAACAACGTAGTGAAGCGTATAATATTTAACTGATCTCCGAGCGCCAAATCCCCTAAAAGCATCGACAGTTTGACACATGGAACCGTCAGAGAAGCCCATTAATCCTCATTGTTTCTGCATGGATTGTAGGTATTTTACCAACTGACAAACCCGCGGGTTACATCCCGAGACTAAATCTCTCGTTAAATGGACTTTCCGCACCCACGTGTGTATGTTATGTAACGGGTGATGTTTGCATGAGTTGTATTATTTATGTCTTAAAAGTACGTGTGAGCTGTAAACATCTGTGAGGCTCACCGTAAAAGTTACACTGCCCTAAAAAAACAtcgtattcatttattttagattGTTTTGGCTATaggtttaaaatcaaaatactGTGGTTGAGGGCTGTAAATATTCtgttatttattgtttccataaattcaTTTATTCCACTAAACACAGTATCGCAATGAATAAATATTGGCATTGAAGCTACTGGTTTCTGCTGTAGTTTGTATGGAGCGATgagttttattattttcattattaatcGCTGCCAGCAGcaaaaaatatgattttttgCTCAGTATTTCCAGCCGTCTCTGTCTAAATGTGCCGGGaggatttttgtttgttttgaagtcaaccctgtcaaaaacatttGGATTTTTCTTTCAGTCTCTTTCTGACTGCGGCGTGGTTTTTGGGACGGCAACGCTCCTCCTGTAGAGCCCCGGATAACGTGGCTCTGACTTCTTGGTCCGTCGAAGTCGAGGGCGAAggataaaataaacaaacaacaaacaaggcAAATGCAGCAGCTCGTGGCCTCTATATGCAAGAGAAGTCtctatattcacacacacacacacacacacacacacacacacacacgtcaagtgGATCATACGAGACGGCCGGCTACTGTTGGCGAAGCGCCTTTaacctgcattctttctaatggccagcaggggggcgAATCCTCTGCTTATAAGAGAAAGCAACTCTcaataaacatgagtttatggtcttaatCTCTCTTTTTCAATACAACAtgatattcatttattaaatgtGCATTAGCAGTTTTAATAAGGCATCTTAGGCTATTTTGAGCTATATTTTAGGAAGTTAAACATCATAATTccattattacctttgcattgaaaatgccggaaggttatattttgatcgcgtgtatttatttatttatttgtatgcgtgttattcgcaaaactcaaaaagtattgaaccgaatcgcatgaaatttggtgggatgattgtttattatccggggaccagttgattagattttgggatcgatcgggtcaaaggtcaaggtcaaaggtcatgaacaggtcaaatcttcctgaatcacatggaatttggtgggatgattggttattatacggggaccatttgattagattttgggatcaatcgggtcaaaggtcaaggtcatggaaaggtcaaaatcttttttttaccatagcacgatacatttttgtccaattggcatgcaactaatgccaaaatgttcataattcaatgcccaatcttgtgatatgcgaaggtatgcgctctaccgagtgcccgttctagtttcataaTGCTATGAAAGCATCTCTTTCATACAACTTTACCCATGTATCTTGCCAAGACATTAATGTCCCATGACAACATTATAATCTTCGTTCACTTATGCCCTAATTATTTCCTGAACAGAGGAATAATTCACTCTGTACATTAACTGTGTGCCGAGCCGTCTCGTCAGACCGTACGGAGCATCAGAATAATACGTCTAAAAACTGAATGCATCAGCATAAagtcattcatttattatctGTGCAAATTCTAAAGCTTTTGCTTCTTTTTACCCTCAATTTCAATTATTTAACCGGCACTATAGTGTGTGTCGCCGTATTTTAGTTTTGTCCACGACTAAACCTTAAAAAAGTTAAAGTCGCGTTGCCAGGTCTGTGGCGCTTCAGGATGTTTAGTGGCGTTTGTAGAGCAGATGTTGAGGAGAAGATTACCTGAATCACACATCTTCTGATTTGCTtctgttttttataatttaatttatttattcgttGATTGCCACAAAGTGCCCCCTCTCCTCAATATCGCCCATACAaaggattttaaaaataatttgtgGAAATGTGCTCCACACTTGCAGACCCGTTCCCCTGAGCACGTCTGATCCacctcagtgtgtgagtgtgtgtgtgtgtgtgtgtgctggattaGGATGGCTCAGGACAGATTAGTTAATTATAGACACCTGCTGTCTAAGCGTGGCGTGCGTTGTCAGGTGTTGCGGCATGAGGCCGGCCGTCGCGTGGCCAAGCGCTCGGCCGGCCGCGTCTTCGCCGGTCGCTTCGCCGCCCCCTCAGCTCGGCTAACGGGAAACCTTCACACCCCTCGCCGCGAGGCAAACTTTCGCCTGGCGGGAAAAAAATGGTGTGTCGCCTCTTTCCCACCGCAGCTATTTTTCCGCTTATTGTTTCCCCGCCTTCTGCAATCAGACAGCCGGCATTGAATTCTCCCGTAAATTCCATAATTTGCACTGTTGTTACCAAACAAACAATTTTTGAcatcatgaaaagtatatatttagccggatttccccccttttcttaAAAAGTATTTGGCTGCATCCAAATCGTCGAGACGCGGCGAAACtgtgaaatacaaaaaaaacgtaACCCAAACGCGAGGCATAATGGACGTCTGATTAAATACTCCAAAAACGCGTTGAAGGAAAAGCAATCAGTCGTTCCTGTTCTGCTCTCGTAATcaactcttcttctcctctaagCTCCTTTTGGCGGTTTAATTTACTACGTCATTGTTTTCCGGACATTGTTTTTGACATTTCGGCATCGGAAGCGTTCGAGCCGAATCGACCGATCACGTGCCGAGCGGGTTTTTCGGGTTACGGCGGGGGTTAAGCGGTCGAAGCCGGAAACACATCGGCCGAATCACCTTTGATAATTAcgctattaaaaataaaaataaataacttttagGCAATCTGGTTTTTCGAGTCACAACTCCGAGTCTCACGTCACAAGTTGCTAATCTGAACTGGCGAAACCAGAAACCCCCGATGTACAGCcccttgaacccccccccccccatagtcTCTTCCGTTATCAGGCCGATAGCCTCTGAGTTGCGAGAGTACATCACATACCAATGAACCCATTCCAGATTACACAATAATCAGTCGCTTTGCGAGAGGCTCAGCCGCGTTGTTTGCCCACAAATCGTGGTAAATGGTTTTAGATTCTCCGCGTGGCGTCACCTTTTTTTCTGAAAAGGCTGTAAGAAAAATTCAAAGATCTTCAAGGTCTGATAAAGATCTGTCAGCTGGGCATGTTAGGCGCGTGGTCGCTAAAGAATCTCCCTGCTGCGTCTGCGTTGTTTCGCTCTCAGTAAATCAGCTTGAGTGAAACATCCTCAACACTATTCGTGTTTTCAGTGAAGAGATAATCGAACGCGCTGATCGTCATCTCGTTCCGGAGCTTCGGCGACTTGATTTCATCGGACGTCCAAAGTAAACAAATACCACCgaagcgaagaagaagaagaagaaggaggagaaaaagaagaacaagacggaggagaagaagaagtagaaggagaagaagaagtagaagaagaaggagaagacaaagaagaaggagaagacaaagaagaaggagaagaagaaggagaagacgaagaagaaggagaagaagaaggagaagaagaaggagaatgtCCTGTTGCCGGGACATTATTTTTTCTccgtcttcttctgtggtgtttcGCTGCCAGCGTAAATATTCCAGGTGTGAAAGTCACGGAAAGGTCGAGAGTTTTCCGAACGACACGGGCGCTACTCTCTCCGCCGTTGCATAACCGTTGCGCGTCCGTGCTCTGCGGGGGATTTATCGGCCGCACGTGGGGGGAAAGCTGATCTCTAAGTTAAAGAGGCTTTGCGGCCCGACCACAATGGCGATGAAGCGGCGAGACGGAAGCGTCTCTGAGCAACGAACGACAGACCCGGAAAACCTGGAGCCGAAATCACTGACCAcatgcaaaagaagaagaaaaaaaacacgtgtATTGCATTTGCTTGTGATGGGGCGGAGACACTTAAACATCCGAAATGATCAGGAAGGACTTTGCATAAAGCAGCAGACGAGGAACAGCTGGCCTTCCGTTTGATTAAAATCCAGTAAAACTGgaatacattgttttaaaaatgcagATTATTCACAGGCTCTTTATTGATTCTGTGCTAATTGCCACTGATTGTAAAAGGCCATCTGCGTAAaaactcatttttatttttttttacaactttgCATGCATTCAGAATGCAGAGCGTTCACATGTAACTACGTGTGCATCGATTACGTCACGACGCAAGCGAAGACTTCTGAAGGAGCTATATTGGCGATTATGAGTTGCCGATAGTCACCGCTAACTCTGCGGTTCGCCTGGTGAGGGTATCGTGCACTAGATCTCACCACCAGGAGGTataatcagggttcttacacatgttgaccaatggatttccaggacttttccagaacttttccatgacttttccaggactttaaaccaaatgtccatgaccaaactgaaatctcggtacaaacatgaacattttagaaaatcttgcgtattgagagcgtacgccggcttacgttttgagcgtctttctttaaaaaacatattaattatttcaaacgcgGCGTAAATGAACGTGTGATTAtgacaaatttccatgactttttcaaaacttttatgatttaagttttttccatgacttttcctggcctggaaatgagcattttaaaattccatgacttttccaggttttccatgaccgtacgaaccctgtataatGCACCCGCTGTGTCTCTGCAGGCGCCCTGAACAACCAGTAGGGGTGGAAATCCCAGTGACAAGCAGCTGATCCCTTACTGGCTTCCCactaacagggttcttacacattttgaccaatggatttccatgacctttccgtgacttttccatgactttaaacgaAATTTCCACacccaaactgaaatctcggtataaacatgaacaatttagaaaatgttgtgcgtctttgagcgtctttctttaaaaaacatattaattaattcaaactcggcgtaaatgaacatgtgaatataacaacatttccatgacttttccaaaacttttatgatgagttttttccatgacttctccaggcctggaaatgaccattttagaattccatgacttttccaggttttccatgaccgtacgacccCTGCACTTAGAAACATTGTTCCGAATGCATAGCCAGACTGGAAGTCTCGAGCATCTTCTAAATAATATCTGTGTATTATAAAGGTTGTCTCGGCAACCGCTGTCTGCGCATTAATCGTTGTATTTCTTCCATACTCAgaacgtgtgtggcatttctaCTCAAAGTTAGATCCATAACTTAATATGAAGGAGGTTGAAAATAGAGATGGGGTTGCACTAGAGTTGTTTATGTGGCTGGTAGTTAATACCAGCTCTTCTTTGCCCCTCTCAGTGCCAATAAAATGCAGAAGCAAGTGGAGGTCAAGATGGACGGGAGCCACCTTGAGCCCATCGTGGAATCTCCCGACAGCCTGTGCAGCAGCATGTGTGATAAGATCATGAAGAACATGGTTCTCACTCTCACCATCTTGGGTAAGTTGTTTTCCATCCCGCTGTTCGCATCCACAATCCCCGCaattcccagcatgcatcagtACAAGTCCAGGTAGATCGTTCAGTCCATCACTGCACACTCAGACAAACAATAGAAATAGAGCAGCACGGACATTGACCATGGgtatttgacacacacacaaaaaaagccgCGGTAAGACAGATGGCTGGCTAGTTAGCTTGTGGCTTTTTTTAAGTTTTCAATTTGACTCATTTAATCTCTTTATTTTTCGGCGTTACTGCAAACCCTTCACCTCCAGTCAGTTCAGTTTTCATGCGAATGTTATCCCACCGCAGCGGTCGCTAAGTGCAACCGCGCGGCTACGTCGATTTGAATGAGAACGTCCGTCCCGCTTCTATTATATCTCTACGTTTACCACCAATGGGAAATTAACTGTCGGGGGAACCTGGAGCATCAGATGATtgaccctcccccctcccactccCGCAGTaggaaaacataaaaaaactagaatgggcactcggtagagcgcataccttcgcatatcacaagattgggcattgaattatgaacatgttggcattagttgcatgccaattggataaaaattgaccgtgctatggtaaaaagaagattttgacctttccatgacattgaccttgacctttgacccgattgatcccaaaatctaatcaaatagtccccggataataaccaatcatcccaccaaatttcatgcgattcggtttaaaactttttttgttatgcgaataacacgcatacaaataaataaataaatacacggcgatcaaaacataaccttccgcattttcaatgcgaaggtaaacattcTAAATAGCATTCAAATAGGAAAACATGGTTCACAGCTTCTTGTTACAGGCATTCAAATCATTCTGTGAtttaatatttcatatgaaCTGAATacaaacaagagagagaaaaaagcagtCGTCCTCTGCGTGTTATGAGTTCACTGTTCAACTCTATTTTTACTCGACAGTTGATGACGGATGTTGAGCGACTtggaaaacatttgtttttaaagtcatCTTCCCTCGGCGTCGTTACTTTATAACGAGGTTGGACCACGTATACGCGGCACCGTGCGACTCTCCGATGACTCCGGGTTGCGTCTCGCGGGCCGACACTTCCGGGCGCGCGGGGTTTTAGCTTCTCGCGTCTCTTTGTGatttgatttgtgtgttttctcaggTGTGTTTCTGGGCTCCATCAGTGGAATGCTGCTGCGGCACATATCGCCTCTTCACCCCAACGTCGTCATGAGCATCGCCTTCCCCGGAGAGATTCTAATGAGGATGCTGAAGATGCTGATTCTGCCTCTCGTCGTCTCCAGTCTGGTCACAGGTGGGCGAGTTGGTGCAGGATGTTCTGCTCAATCGGCCCGAaacgaggcggcggcggcggcgacttGTGGCTCGTTGTGTTTGAAGGAGACCCGAGGACGAGAGGCgtacaagtgttttttttcgAGGGGTGGGGTTCGAAATCTAAAAACTGTATTTTGTGAGAAAATGAACATCAACAACTCGCCGGGAAAGAAATGaggtattttttatgttttcgaCAAACCGTGGATACGTTGAATGTCTGCATTTGAGCATTTTACGTGATATAATATTAAGTAActcgaacgggcactcggtagagcgcataccttcgcatatcacaagattgggcattgaattatgaacattttggcattagttgcatgccaattggacaaaaatgtatcgtgctatggtaaaaaaagattttgacctttccatgaccttgaccttgacctttgacccgattgatcccaaaatctaatcaaatggtccgcggataataaccaatcatcccaccaaattccatgtgattcaagaagatttgacctgttcatgacctttgacccgatcgatcccaaaatctaatcaactggtccccggataataaacaatcatcccaccaaatttcatgcgattcggttcaatactttttgagttttgcgaataacacgcatacaaataaataaataaatacacggcgatcaaaacataaccttccggcattttcaatgcgaaggtaacgagcCAGAAAGCCCTCTAAGGCTTGTTGTTCCACTGGTGACGTTACCTAAGAAAATTGGATAACAGTTATctacgttgttacgttacatCGTTATCTTATTATTTTAACATAAACCAAAAGCGTACAACGTGGATACATTCAATGTCTGCATTTGAGCATTTTACGTGATATAATAATAAGTAACAAGCCAGAAAGGCTAAGTTTTTCCACTAGTGACGTTACCTAAGAAAATTGGATAACAGTCGTctacgttgttacgttacatCGTTATCTTATTATTTTAACATGAACCACAAGCTTTTTTCTGAACCAAGTAGAACTTAACAAATCGTTTGACAACGTTAACCGAAAAACAATATTACTTTATTGTGAAGAAACGTAGATATTCAACAGTCAAATACTTTCTGACGACCGAGTTGACAGAATCTACTGAAACTAAGTATTTAAATACAGTTACGTTTTGTTGCCGTTAAAATTCTGTTGCAAACATTTAAAGTAgacatattttttacaaattataGAGCCCAGGGATGTCCATTtagttcattatttttaaatgttttaactttttaaaaaatctttttgtCGTTTCTAATTCTATATGCATATGTGACAATTATAAATACGGTCTGCAGTTGGCCACAGTGTGCAGACACATTTTGACAGTTCGCGAAACTTCTCCACAAACTTAATTACCCTCTGGGAACAATTCACGTGTCACAAACTCCAGTTATTAATTCTGTGCAGTTGCAGAAGTCGAGACACAGTGTTTCAATCACTTGCTTGTCACGTtggaaaaacacattcaatagaTTATTCCTATTGTCTGTACTAATGTGAAGCTAAAGCGTAGAAATGTTCTCCTCGTGTAGCGGCAGAGTTTCTGAGTCATCTCTCTTTTGGAAGCAAGCCATGAGAATTTCTTTCTTTCGGGGAGCAGAGTTAGTTAGTTTTTCCAATATATTTGCACAATATGTTCTCACAGCGAGAACAAAATCCACACTTATCTAAATGAGGTGAGCCTCATGTGTGAAGGAGTCCACGGTTCAAGTGCCGCAAGCCGGTCGGTCTGACGGGAAGCGGCAGTTTGGTGAAGGCAGCTGATCACCTTCATGGTAATGTTGAGTTTCAAATATTTTCATCGAAATCATTTGTGCTAAACTttaaaggaaaaagaagaagaacaatggagagacagagaaaggaaacataaaataataataaaaagggaagaaaaactgtaaaataaatacatctgaTCCTCTCGAGGTGTCATTAGCTCTGTGatccactttttaaaaaaaacattagccCATAGTCTGTTTTTGAGATGCATACAATTTACTAAATGCATCAGGTCATTTCCAGTATAATAATGTTAAGCTCTCGCTCTTAATAAATAATGCAGCATATTTCGTCTTTCTACTTTGGGGGCCTAGAGAAGAGGGTCAGATACATGGAAATGCTTCGGTGAGTTTTCAAAATCATACTCAATCCCGATctcaaaaaaagagagaaacatttTCAGTATCTGGGGGAGGTTACTGACGTTATTTTCTTACCCGACAGGACTGGCGGGTCTGGACGCCAAATCCAGCGGCCGCCTGGGCACCCGGGCCATGGTGTACTACATGTCGACGACGGTGATCGCGGCCGTCCTGGGCGTGATCCTGGTGCTGCTCATCCACCCCGGTAACCCCAAGCTGAAGGCCAACCTCGGCCCGGGAAAGAAGAACGACGACGTGTCGAGCGTGGACGCCTTCTTCGATCTCATCCGGAACCTTTTCCCGGAGAACTTGGTGCAGGCCTGCTTCCAGCAGGTGGgtgtggggggcggggcctctcgCCGGAGAAAACTATTCCAGGGCGTCCGATTGGCGTCACTTCCTTCCAACTAACTTTTGTTCTTCCCCCCCGTCTCTCTTTGTCCAGATCCAAACGGTAATCACCAAAGTGCCGGTGCCCACCAACAGAACCAGAGCGCCGCCGCAGTTCACCGTGAAAAGGACGCTCCAGTTCAAGGGCGGGATGAACGTCCTCGGTAGGTGAAACGTCTCGCAGCTGCATAGCCGAGAAGAAAAACCAggagtttatttttcattttcgtAAGAACACAATAACTAGAGAACGCAATAAGAAAACACCCACCTGCACCTGAACCGATCCAGCTGTaacaattaattaaattgtctttttttttcatcacctGATCTTTTCCGGCATTATCccgtttttaataattttttgtttttgcaaacacacacactcacatttatCCAAGCGTAACACAACATCGCTGTGTCCCTACAGGTTTGATTGGATTCTTTGTCGCTTTCGGAGTAATTATGGGCAAAATGGGAGAAAAGGCCAAAATGATGTTGGAGTTTTTCAACGTCCTGAACGAGATTGTCATGAGGCTCGTCGGCGCAATTATGTGGTAAGTGCTGTCCGCCGCAGGCATACCGACACCGCCGAACCATTCCTCCTCAATGTTTTCAAAACACCTCAAAACATACCAGCAGACATATAAAACCGTAACCGACATACATCGCCTTGTCTCTCCGAAGGTACTCCCCCTTCGGTATCGCCTGCCTCATCTGCGGAAAGATCATCTCCATCGCGGACTTGGAGATGGTCGCCAGGCAGCTGGGCATGTACATGGTCACGGTGATCGTGGGCCTGTTCATCCACGGAGGCATCTTCCTTCCGCTGATATATTTTGTGATAGTAAGAAAAAACCCGTTCACCTTCTTCATGGGGATATTCCAAGCCTGGGTCACGGCACTCGGAACAGCGTCCAGGTACGACCGGGGGATTTCTGTGCCTGATTCCAATGTGTGTGATTATTCCGACCTTACTTTGATAAATACTTACgtttccctttttccctccACGGCCAT
Coding sequences within it:
- the LOC130193101 gene encoding excitatory amino acid transporter 2-like, whose product is MQKQVEVKMDGSHLEPIVESPDSLCSSMCDKIMKNMVLTLTILGVFLGSISGMLLRHISPLHPNVVMSIAFPGEILMRMLKMLILPLVVSSLVTGLAGLDAKSSGRLGTRAMVYYMSTTVIAAVLGVILVLLIHPGNPKLKANLGPGKKNDDVSSVDAFFDLIRNLFPENLVQACFQQIQTVITKVPVPTNRTRAPPQFTVKRTLQFKGGMNVLGLIGFFVAFGVIMGKMGEKAKMMLEFFNVLNEIVMRLVGAIMWYSPFGIACLICGKIISIADLEMVARQLGMYMVTVIVGLFIHGGIFLPLIYFVIVRKNPFTFFMGIFQAWVTALGTASSAGTLPVTFRCLEENLGIDKRVTRFVLPVGATINMDGTALYEAVAAIFIAQMNNIDLDWGQIVTVSMTATLASVGAASIPSAGLVTMLLILTAVGLPTDDISLLVAVDWLLDRFRTSVNVVGDSYGAGIVYHLSKHELDSFDQQARMEDFEMAKQSFFENNRNQNMYSHHSSILIDDCKVTNGKIGNPAGFSLVEEGPWKCE